The following DNA comes from Nycticebus coucang isolate mNycCou1 chromosome 19, mNycCou1.pri, whole genome shotgun sequence.
CTTTTAGTTGTTTGGATATCAGCTTCACATCACCTCTCAGAGGCTTCCTGGCCACCCTCTGCCACGCGTGCTGCCCGTCCACACAGGACCAACACAGTGTAGATTGTCACACACCTGAGAATGCAGCCCCACGGGGGTGGCGTCCTTGTCTGTCCTGCCCTCCAACGACCCCCCCCATAGCTCATAGTGCCCACAACAGGTGAGTGATGAGCAGTGCTTTAGTAATGATCATCATTATCCCACTGTATTTTCCCCTTTCCTTAGcgattttgtttggttttcagaCACTTCACGGTGACTAAGCTTCTGAGTGGGAAAGGTACTTGTGGACAGGAGCTTCAGATGCTTGGGCTGAGATGATGGCCCCACTGCCCAGTGTATAACCTTGGGGAGTTCTTTCTCTGCTCCCCGTGTTTCCGCTGTGAAACAGGGATAATAAAAATACCTCCCTCCAAGGCCAGTCCCATGTCAAAGGCCAGTCCTGTATCAATAAAATATAGGAATAATAATACCTTGAGGGCTCATGTGATCTGCACACCAGAGACCCTGGGAGTTAAGCTggtccattttaaagatgatgtAAAGGAAGCCAGGACAAATTAGGTGACAGCCAAGTGACCAGATTTGCCTAAAGcacaaatattaaacaaataaatgcattGATATCAAACAGATAAAGCAGCTTTACAATACTTTTGAGGGGGAATAGGTGTTGAACAGTGTTGGGCAACTTtatttaaatggatttttttgtttttcagactttTTAGTTCTCATATTGCTTGGCCTTAAGGATTTTAAATGAGTTTACAGCAAGCAACCTTGTCTTTGTCCTTCCTGTTCTATATTGTATGAACTGTCTTCAAACACACAACAGCATTGCTTATAAtattttgtcttctattttttacTATGGATACAATTTTCCAAAATTGTTCAGACAGTCAACTGCCCCAAGAATGCTTTAAATTTCAATAATAACTACAGCATCATGTTATAATGTAATGGGAATATCGTGACTCTTTTAGACATTTGgggtttttagagacagaatcatGGTTACTAGAATTAGGCGCCTTAGGTTGGAATTCTCTCACTCAGAGTGACTGATCACTACTCTGAGCTCAGTTCTCCCACTTGAAATACAGGGCTAATAAAAACCTACTTCATAAGGTTATTGGGTACTGAAAATTGTGTCCATACGCTGTGAATGTTCCATTACTACTCTTTTCTCCAGAATGTCGCCTCATCTTCTTAGAATCTTAGATGTTCAATGTTTTCTCAGGTACATCTATAGGTATCATTTAATAGTTTAAATAtctgaccaggtgcagtggctcatgcctataatcctggcactctgggaggctgaggcaggtggattgcttgagctcaggagttccagaccagcctgagtaagaacaagacacTACCactactaaaaaaaacaaaaaagaaaagaaaaactgaggcaagaggatcgttaaGAGCCCTAGAGTTGCagtgagctgacaccacagcactctatgcagggccacagagtaagaatctccttcaaaaaaaaaaaaaaaagtctatgggtggcacttgtggctcaaggagcagggcgccagccccatacaccaggggtggtgggttcaaacccggacctggccaaaactacaaaaaaaaagtctaaatatCTGACTAGaagcatgaaagaaaaaagccaaaatagTTTTACTGCCTATTGATGTTAAAATATACTCAAAAGTTCTGAAGAACCCCATCCCATGTAAGTGAATAATCAATTTTGCCAGTAAGTCTGAAATTATATGAAGCTGAAAACCTAAAAAAGGACTATCCCCAACTACCACTCATTTATTTAGTTTGTCATTACATTGCATTTGAGTCAgcataatttttgtttcaaaatagcatttttattatataaaaatgtaaaaatccagCAAAACCAGAAATACGGATATATTTTCCTGGGCTTtcacatttgttgatttttattctcACTCTCTTTTTCAATACAATTTACAACCTTATCCCCATTTCCAGTCTGATTATACAAGTGCTAAGTGACAGAAAGGTTTGGAATAAATACTTCggagaaaaaaaacaaggcaaagcTGTGAAATTAAGTTGCATGCAAAAGGTTCTATGAGGGTGGGGGAAATGTCTGAGAAGTGAAAGAGCAGAACAATGCAAGTGGAAGGTTTCAGCTACAGTTCCTTCAGTCGTCTTTGTCTTTTGCTCCATGTTTAAGGATGCGCGTGAACTCAATGTAATTGAAGTTCCCCTTTTTGTCAATAGGTGCTTCTCTGTACAGCTCAtccacttcctcatctgtaaaccgATCTCCCATGGTTGTCAGCAGCTCTCTCAGGTAATCTTCCTGAATGGTGCCTGGATACCAATAGAAAGAAAGGAGCCGTGAATAGACTTTCTGGCAATTTAATGGTTCATTTCTAAACCCAATCAATCTTACATAATATTTCAGAATATCCGTATCTACATGAATGAAATAAATCAACAAACTAAGACAATATGTAACTAGATCACTATGTTTTCTAAttacttttataactttttattaattttagagcAAATCATTTCAAAAGCTCATAAACAGGCCAGGTGTTTCTgaggcttacgcctgtaatcctagcctctgggaggctgaggcacaggaattgcctgaactcaagaattcgagaccagcctgagcaaagcaagatcctgtctctcctaaaaacagaaaagatagtggacacctatagtcccacctacttgagaggctgagataaagaggatcacttgagcccaagagtttgaagttgctgcgacCTATGAAGCCAccgcactcaaccccagggcaagtgagtgagacattgtctcaaaaaaattaattaattaaaaaataaaagctcagaaACAGATTATACGCTTACAAAATTAACCTTAAATACTGTCTAGCAAGGGTCTCCAAACTGCAACCCGCAGGTCACATGCTGACTTTGTGAggaatttttttgcttatctgtggtgtttgAGATCACAAAAAGTATACGTGGACCTTTTtgttgctaatcagcttttgttagtgttatatatttaatgtgttgcccaagacaactcttattcttccaatgtaccacagagaaaaaaaaaaagggttgaacaaacaaaaaaccccaaaatcttCAGATATGTTTTAGAGAAGTGCTTTATAGAGTCTGGAATGAGGCTGGGCATAAAAAAACAAACGACACTCACCTGTTGCTTCTTCATCAAAGCAGGCAAAGGCATTTCTGATGACATCTTCTGGATCTGTGCCATTTAACTTCTCACCAAACATGGTGAGGAACATGGTGAAATTGATGGGGCCTGGAGCCTCATTCATCATGGCTTCAAGGTATGCATCAGTGGGATTCTTCCCTGTAAGAATTCACAGTTTAACATTTAAGGACAAAGAACTAATTTCAATAAATACTTTGCCACTGTCATACtaggaaacacatttttaaaatttacatcacTTGAGGCTtggatatataaacatatataaaatttatatcacTTGAGGCTATAGCTCAgtgattacggcaccagccacatacaccagggctgacaggttcaaatccagccagggccaattaaacaacaatgacaactattacAACAACCatcaacaaatagccgggcgttgtggcaggtgcctgtagacccagctacttgggagctgaggcaggagaattgcttaagcccaagagttggaggttgccgtgagctgtgaggctatggcactctactgagggtgacatagtaagactctgtctcaaaacaaaacagtcttggtgtccatagctcagtgagtagggcaccagccacatacagtgaggctggtgcgtttgagcccagcctgggccagctaaaacaacaataacaactgcaaccataaaatagccgggcattctggtgggcacctatagtcccagctacttgggaggctgagggaagagacttgcatgagcccaagaatttgaggttgctgtgagctgtgctgccacagcactctactgagggcaacatagtgagactctgtttcaaaaaacaaaacaaaacctattaGGTTGGTTTAGAATTGGGAGCTTATTTTGAACAAGTTAAGTATTATAAATATCACAAAATACAGCACTGTTTATATCCAGAAATCTCTTAAGAAGCctgtttagaaaagaaaaatatttgcacatcCCACAAAAAGTGATTCATAACAAGCTGAATTATTATTTTGGGGAAAAGGCATATAAAGAAGCTAAAAGTCTACCCAGTGAGGCAAGCATATCATGCAAATCTTCCTTGTCAATGAAACCATCTCTGTTCTGATCAATCATGTTGAAGGcctccttgaactcctgaatctGTGACTGGTCAAACATGGCAAATACGTTGGATGTTGCACGCTGAGGGCGCTTCTTGGTGGTCTTGGTCTTTGCCTTTTTGCTTGACATGGTGGCTGTTTAATTctggagttaaaaaaagaatatggaagaACAAAGAATGCATAAAACTTAAAGCAAAAGAGAGTTATCTAACACCTGAAGTTAGTGAGTAAAATAGTTTAATATGGAATTATTACTTCAATTAGATAGGAGTAAATACACATCTACACTTTAGTTTCAAAGTGACAATTAAAtggctgggaggggagggaagcacaattttaaaagaattaagaaaCAGGGTAGAACTTGTTGATGGTACTTTCCCcctaaaaaaatcaatttttattaagtGGGAATTAATTTAAAACACCTAACAGTAGCTAACACTTATGGAGTACTTGGTCTGTGCCAAACACTATTATAACGACACGGGGCTCCCCCAAAGAGAAAGGCTCCAAAGTTATATGTGTAAGGATCGTCTCAATCCTTATAACAACCTCTACAATAGGTACtcttattaatttgcattttactaCCACTGTAacataacctctctgagcctcagtttatcaTCAGTAAAACACGTTAGCTACTTCAACCCAAGGTCAGAATTAAAAGAGAACATACATGAAAAGGCTTGTATAGTCAGCATATGGTACACAGTACATGTTCAAAAAGCGCTCATCTTTAAAAGTATTGTCAAAATCTCTCACCTTGCATCCCTTCTAGCTATACCTTCTAGTTATACCTCCATTTCCCCTTTTCCTTGACAAAACTTTCAGAATAGCAGTCTCATAATGAActaattccattttctcttcttcccaaTCACTCCTTGAGTCTCTGTAATACAGCTTTGGTGGTAGCCTCCAGCATGGTTCTGACAGCCATCAATAATTTAAATGTCAAACAGAATGgacatcttttatttcattttttaagttttaaatcaggcacataaataaattaattaaataaaataaaacaaaaatgctatcaGCTTTGTTGTCCTGAGGCTCAAATCTCAGCTCCGCCATTGCTAGCTACATACCACCTCTGAAAGCCCACAGACTACACGATATCTGTAAGTTTAAAAGTTACTGGTAAATTCCATGAGCCCTAGCAAATTTTCAAACCTGAGAGTGGTCTTGGGACAACaaagctgaaagctttttttttttcctatttatatatACCTAtgatgaagtttaatttataaattaggcacagtaagagataaTAACTGATAATAAAACagaattataacaatatactgtaataaaagttatgtgactGTGGCTCTCAAAACATCTCATTGTACTGTACTCACCTATATTCAGATTGCGGCTGACTACAGGTAACTGAGATACAGAAAGCAAAACAGTGGGCACGGGAGACTACTGTATGGTATAATACGGGTGGTTATGGTGTCAGTACAGTTAGTGGATGATCTAATGTTTGCAAGTCACCTGCAGCACTGATAAACAAATCAATACATGGATACCATAATCGATAATGAGCAGAAATTGTCTGTGAACTTTACTGAATACCCAAGAAAGATGCTCAGAGAGCATATTCTGTCAGCTACCTACGACTTCCTCAACACTCCCTTGAGGCTTCTTCCTTTAAAGTATCTTATGGCAACTAGTTATATATAGCTATATAGCAAGTAAATATGTTGCTCAGAACAGTTTATTTTCTGGTTTCAATCTTGGctacacattagaatcacctcaaaagttttaaaaaactgatgcccggggcggcacctgtggctcagtgagtagggtgccggccccatgtgcagatggtggtgggttcagacccagccctggccaaactgcaaccaaaaaatagccgggcgttgtggcgggagcctatagtcccagctgctcgggaggctgaggcaagagaatcgcgtgggcccaagagttggaggttgctgtgagccgtgtgacgccacggcactctactgagggcggtacagtgagactctgtctctacaaaaaaaaaaaaaaaaaaaaactgatgcctGCGTCCTAGTCTAGCCTAACAGAAACTGAGTATCTGGAAGCAGCAcctacatatatgtattttttaaaaatgcaccaggggagcagcacctgtggctcaaaggagtagggtgctggccccatatgccagaggtggtgggttcaaacccagtcccggccaaaaactgcaaaaaaaaagcaccagGGATTCCAACACACAGTAAAGGTAAAGAGCCACTTACATCTAAGTTAACCACTTAAATCACACTGGCTGTGCATGCATCTACTTCCCcttagggttttttatttttattcccctTAGTTTTTAAAAGCTGGTCATTATCGTTTAATGGAGATGTTGGAGGCCTGGATTCTAATTCCAGTTCTGTGATCACAAGTTGGATGACCTTTTATCACTGTAGCATTCTTGGGCCTGCTTTCCTCCTCCATAAAATAAGTGTCAAGTAGGTCAGCAGTGACAACCTGGCAGCTACCAAACTACATGCAGTTTGCCAAAAGATTTATTTAGTTTCCCCCAACATCCCTTTTAAAatgcctcttttatttatttatttatttttagagacagtctcactttgttgccctcggtagagtggcgtggcgtcacagctcatagcaacctcctgctcatgggcttaggtgattcttgcctcggcctcccgagtagctgagactacaggcacccgccacaacgcccagctatttttttgttgcagtttggcaggggccaggtttgaacccaacaacctcggtatatggggtcggcgccctactcactcagccacaggcgctgccaaaaatgccttttttaaaaactcaattaatTTGTCAACACTTTAAAAAactgaacattttatataaaactctAAATTTCAGACATCTTGAACACCTGTGTAATAAGGAATCACTTGACCAGCAGTATTCCCAAATTCCTATCGATAACCAGTATTTAATAAGCAATCCCCTCTACTCCCTACACCTCCTGTCCCAACTGGCATTAGTTTACGTTATCTGGCCCCTGAGAGCTGGGGATCTTGCTCCTTTGACTACTGTGGTAGCTGGGTTCCAACATGGACTGCAACAACTCTCAGTTCCCTCCAACAGTGAAAAGCGTTGACCTGTGTAACCAATAAGATATTGTGAAATGCTTGTGCTTGACTATGTCATAATAGGCACTGCAGCTTCTGTCCTGACCTCTCTTAGATCACTCATCTGCAGGAACCAGCATCATCAGGTCATGAGGACTCACACAGCCCAATGGACGGGTCCTTGTTGCAGGGAACCAAAGCCTACGCCACCAGTCAGCGTTAATCTGCCGGCCACATGAGTCAGCCATGTTGGAGGCTGATCCAGCATCAGAGGATTGCAGTCACACATGCAACCTCAAGACAGACCCTGAACCAGAACCAACGGCTTAAGCTGCTCTAGTCCTGATCCTTGAAAACTGTGTATTGCTTTTTAAGGTGCTAAGTTTTGTTGAGTAATTCACTAATAAAGCCAGTTTCCTTGACCTCTTTAATGTTAAAATAGGGCATGTTTTATTCCAGAATTATAGCCCCAGAAATTTAGAAAGTTCAAAGGGACCACAGTCAAGTTTGTAATGGATAgggaattttctatttctggttagaaAATTTTAACACCTTCTATTCAATTTCTGAGTCACCCTTCCTCAACATTCCCATAGTCACTATTTCCCTGGATGAATTCCTCTGATTTGCTAGTTCTTCTTACTTCCTAATTGGATTTTCCCTCAAAGCTCAGCCCTTAAATGTGCTTATCTTTAGTACTGATTTTAAAACTGGTAGCAAAGAGGTACCACTCAAAAAAAAGGTAACTGGGAGGGTagaacaaggagttggttttgtgAGCAAAGGGATGATAAAGAATTCAAGTTATATCCAAGTGATACCAGGAGGACAGGATACTTGGGGGTCTTATTCAGCAAGGCTGATTGGCAAGCAGTGGCACAAGGTGAGACCCTGAGAGTGAATGAACTCACACAGAGAGCAGTTGTTAGGCTAAAACTAAAATGTAAGGCCACTTTTGATTCAATCTCATCTTCACCAAGGTCTatcagaatcctcagaaatttcTCACAGATTCCCACTGTTACTACTACAGTcaagaccaggggtcctcaaactacggcctacgggccacatgcggcctgcCGAGGACATTTATTTATCTGGCCTGCctggtgtttttgccacagctgcctgtcctgcttagcagctgacttgTCCGGGCCCGCTGGGTATTTTTGCTGCCCTGCCTGTCCCActtagcagccgacttgtccgggctgcagtgcgcatgtgtggaatgtgtgccaactctccaactctgctccttcTATGTCTCTCCCCGcagggtgtttttgccatcctgcttagcagcccactcatcctgggctgcagtgcgcatgtgtggaatgtgccccacactctccaactctactccttctctctgtctctcgactcctcctctcagtctctgctgtaatcggaggagtcaccaggttgcctgtgcaaagcctgctgctgcctaaggaccaaggaaagaacaagatttttttttttttttgaagtcagatgttctattttttttttttttatttgcagttagtagggccctTTTTCTTGTGGTTaagggggggccttttttttctgaagttaggaggtcttttttttgcagatgggggagccttttttttgaagttaaaagagccttttttttaagttaggagagcctttttttttttttttaagttggttagttggttgggggtggtttcggagccttttttttgaagttagaagagccttttttttaagttaggagagcctttttttttttttttaagttggttagttagTTGCAACTTCTAGGGaagttgcatcacagtgataatgccaatagtgctcagtgttaatgcaaattgtcagtgctaagaggtaatgcaaatggtcagagctcagaggtaatgataattgtaagcgctcagtgttaatgcaaattgttagtgctcagtattaatgcaaactGTCAGcagtcagtggtcagtgttaatgcaaatggtcagtgctcagtgttattgcatgggggccccaaactggtaatctgcctagggccccatgggaacttaatctggctctgcagacagccgaggagtaggaaacccaattcaATTGCcaataagtgcatttatattctgattgctattcagttgtgtctgatgttgtatgttgtgtgctgtgtaagccccggttcacactgttgcgatctctgagcagtgcgagttcagctaTGGCCatactcgcactgctcagagatgggtgagaagacccatgtgatcagattccactgcaggaaaagggaaggcacatatgacttttttcttctgaaaaaaggaagtcttctcacccatgcgatcagattcctgtgacAGTCCACATATTGCAGTGCGGTTCGcaagggtagtgtgaactggaaaggtggtggaggaaccggctctgtaattgtgcccgCACCGCACCaatgtgagcctgaggtaaaagcggaattccaccatatgggcactggcaaaGCTGAAATGATGGACAccgatcagactgcattgatgggcactgctcagactgcattgatgagcagtgcagtctatatgtctctgtgtgggcaaagttattgctggtatactgtttttggagcgctgtgtatatatatgtatgtatgtatgtatttcactaatagcaatttggaatccctaggaaacaatgatatcaagaaagagaaaaattgactcggagtatAAGATATtaaaagaacagtggacttaaagattactttttcatgcagtacaaggaaagagctgtgtgtttgataagccagaatatagtgtctgtgttcaaagaatacaatttgcatcaacactatcaaactcaacataaagataaatatgattgtttggtaagagaagtgagaaaagataaaatattaaaactgaaatatacattgacaactcagcaaaatacttttgtgaagcagaaacggctaaatacttcatcactatgagcaagttttcaagtcgccaagctaatagcgtccactggcagaccattcgtggagggagaatttgttgaagaatgccttctttctattgccaaagagatgtgtccagacaaggctgatttatttagtacaatgagtctttcaggaccctcaattacatgaaggattgaagaaatgggagagaatttgtatcagcatttgcaaaactccgcaaaaaaaactttcctatttttccttagcactcgatgaaagtaatgatgtttgtgattctgcataacttctaatttt
Coding sequences within:
- the LOC128572010 gene encoding myosin regulatory light chain 12B yields the protein MSSKKAKTKTTKKRPQRATSNVFAMFDQSQIQEFKEAFNMIDQNRDGFIDKEDLHDMLASLGKNPTDAYLEAMMNEAPGPINFTMFLTMFGEKLNGTDPEDVIRNAFACFDEEATGTIQEDYLRELLTTMGDRFTDEEVDELYREAPIDKKGNFNYIEFTRILKHGAKDKDD